A section of the Gallus gallus isolate bGalGal1 chromosome 4, bGalGal1.mat.broiler.GRCg7b, whole genome shotgun sequence genome encodes:
- the LOC112532301 gene encoding uncharacterized protein LOC112532301 gives MVSTAGFAAVFYSEPAVLGLLANVISAFLLCLQNFATAHTGLKPQGAEDVLAGVHLILIGGFVQLLAGFLAFRKYDHLGGAAFLTFSALWSSYGTTRIISAAYPPMQNITLSSGNASQLLSSTMTHLSTSQSAVAGLVAYISISFILSFCSATVNYIMPFIFGAIALALVFEAVALFGQWALIVSGVIELVIVLCGLYGAMALLLKGITQRYILPGFGHPLFNVLLLGSAQKSSSKAIGEEKKKNTKYAEPMALGNICDTVSPFIFAFYFFGYMKTFCVGAAWISIISSCQLLSSFYSYLRGDVYYTTKFGAHSLFWLVMSWEEFVLTTFLEPGKAQESRLGMFGGWFFLVVACMLFLMSTHKDTLEMLQNASFIILTSAFIHQIPLSGAYPFLGAACSLCTALSMYATFASLINSIGEKALIPIGKQAMSSSALQTTLMAAKIRFTRSKNLPSGTKAEVPDALFYICNGLAAVSAIQGTLSDPSRQQLSIPSVLIPGAIVQLYVCRIQVQGGRRFGCVLPFCYAAFWGAWTWLRFAGHLMNIGAGNSEGFTAGAIAFLVLNAFLMILASSFNVVLLCMTLAVELLTICFLLFTLENLPLPFEIVILCIFGIICFYGATASLANSMFGKDLMMMGPSLFTAESSKKNTEEPPPCICPKSHCTSGLRTIADLLNTGAVCGVPTDTVYALAASCRHPQAIEKVYRIKDRPQEKPICIFISNLDQLRAAAPPISPLLWEFMENVYPGGVGCIIKKGEWLKKLGVGEGYSRVGTQDSIMIRVPDLTVLVHLIDMTGPLAITSANPSGEVDSTHHDMVISRLGHKLEGVLCDGESDEVVASTVVNCTRIDESGITILREGCIPASKVMQIFERVKNRAV, from the exons ATGGTGAGCACGGCGGGTTTTGCAGCTGTCTTCTACAGCGAGCCGGCGGTGCTGGGGCTCCTGGCAAACGTCATCAGCGccttcctcctctgcctgcagaaCTTTGCCACAGCGCACACAGGCCTCAAGCCGCAGGGAGCAGAGGATGTCCTCGCAG GTGTCCACCTCATCCTGATTGGAGGCTTTgtccagctcctggcaggaTTTCTTGCCTTCCGGAAGTACGACCACCTTGGAGGCGCAGCCTTTCTCaccttctctgctctgtggaGTAGCTATGGAACCACACGCATCATTTCAGCTGCTTATCCCCCCATGCAGAACATAACACTGTCCTCAGGGAATGCCAGTCAACTCCTGTCCTCCACTATGACACACCTCTCTACCAGCCAAAGTGCAGTGGCAGGGCTTGTGGCCTACATCTCCATTTCCTTTATTCTCTCCTTCTGCTCAGCCACAGTGAACTACATCATGCCTTTCATATTTGGGGCCATTGCTCTTGCCCTGGTGTTCGAAGCCGTTGCACTGTTTGGCCAGTGGGCCTTGATAGTGTCAGGTGTCATTGAGCTTGTCATTGTCCTGTGCGGGTTGTATGGTGCGATGGCTCTTCTGTTGAAGGGCATCACACAGAGGTACATCCTTCCAGGCTTTGGGCATCCGCTCTTCAATGTCTTACTATTGGGGTCAGCACAGAAGAGCTCTTCCAAGGCCattggggaagagaagaaaaagaatacaaagtATGCTGAGCCAATGGCCCTAGGCAACATCTGTGACACTGTCTCTCcatttatatttgctttttacttctttGGGTACATGAAGACCTTCTGTGTTGGAGCAGCGTGGATATCCATAATCTCCAGCTGCCAACTTCTCTCCAGCTTCTACAGCTATCTGAGAGGTGATGTCTACTACACTACCAAGTTTGGTGCCCACAGCCTCTTCTGGCTGGTAATGTCTTGGGAAGAGTTTGTACTCACCACCTTCCTTGAGCCAGGAAAAGCTCAGGAGAGCAGGCTGGGAATGTTTGGAGGGTGGTTCTTCTTGGTTGTTGCCTGCATGCTGTTTCTGATGTCAACCCACAAAGACACCCTGGAGATGTTGCAAAATGCTTCTTTCATCATCCTCACGTCTGCCTTCATCCATCAGATCCCATTGTCGGGTGCTTACCCATTCCTTGGAGCTGCCTGTAGCCTCTGCACTGCTCTCTCAATGTATGCCACTTTTGCCAGCCTTATCAATTCCATCGGGGAGAAGGCTTTGATTCCAATTGGCAAACAAGCTATGTCCAGTTCAGCTCTTCAAACCACACTGATGGCTGCCAAAATCCGCTTCACTAGGTCCAAGAACCTCCCAAGTGGCACCAAAGCTGAAGTGCCAGATGCCTTGTTCTACATCTGCAATGGCCTGGCAGCAGTCTCAGCCATCCAGGGTACTCTCAGTGaccccagcaggcagcaacTCTCCATACCCTCTGTGCTCATCCCAGGAGCCATAGTGCAACTGTACGTCTGCAGGATCCAAGTTCAAGGAGGCAGAAGGTTTGGTTGTGTTCTCCCATTCTGCTATGCTGCCTTCTGGGGAGCATGGACCTGGCTTCGGTTTGCAG GCCACCTGATGAACATTGGTGCGGGGAACAGTGAAGGATTTACTGCTGGTGCTATTGCCTTTTTGGTGCTCAATgcttttttaatgattttag CTTCCTCTTTTAACGTGGTGCTTCTCTGCATGACCCTGGCAGTGGAGCTCCTgaccatttgctttctgctcttcacATTGGAGAACCTCCCTTTGCCGTTTGAAA TTGTAATATTATGCATCTTCGGCATCATCTGCTTCTACGGAGCAACAGCATCACTTGCAAACAGCATGTTTGGGAAGGACCTCATGATGATGGGACCCTCTCTGTTCACA GCTGAGAGTTCTAAGAAGAACACTGAAGAACCCCCACCCTGCATCTGCCCCAAGTCCCACTGTACCAGTGGCCTGAGGACCATCGCTGACTTGCTGAACACAGGGGCGGTGTGTGGGGTCCCAACAGACACCGTGTATGCTTTGGCAGCCTCCTGCAGACATCCTCAAGCCATTGAGAAAGTCTACAGAATCAAG gACAGGCCTCAAGAGAAGCCCATCTGCATCTTCATTTCAAACCTGGATCAGCTGCGAGCAGCCGCTCCCCCCATCAGCCCTCTGTTGTGGGAATTCATGGAGAACGTTTACCCTGGTGGCGTTGGCTGCATTATCAAGAAAGGAGAGTGGCTGAAGAAGTTAG GAGTTGGAGAAGGCTACAGCAGAGTGGGAACTCAAGACAGTATAATGATCAGAGTGCCTGACCTGACTGTCCTGGTGCACCTCATTGACATGACGGGGCCTTTGGCAATCACATCTGCTAATCCTAGTGGAGAGGTTGACAGCACACATCACGACATGGTCATCTC GCGTCTTGGCCATAAGCTGGAGGGTGTTCTCTGTGATGGAGAATCTGATGAAGTGGTAGCATCAACTGTGGTCAACTGCACAAGGATTGATGAAA GTGGCATCACCATCCTGAGAGAAGGCTGCATACCAGCAAGCAAGGTGATGCAGATATTTGAAAGAGTAAAGAACAGAGCAGTCTGA